The following proteins are co-located in the Candidatus Nanopelagicales bacterium genome:
- a CDS encoding 1-acyl-sn-glycerol-3-phosphate acyltransferase, which translates to MRQIGSVLFWTFVVITSILLFPFALIIWLVTAPFGPRKVALHRFTCFWASLYTWFNPWWHVHITGREHIDSHRTYVFVANHLSLLDILVLFRLFRDFKWVSKVEIFKVPVIGWNMRFNGYIPLKRGDRDSVIEMMAACTKTLAQGSSIMMFPEGTRSKTSVMRDFKPGAFELAREAGVAVIPIVIRGSSDALPKSGFVLQGKHQINVTVLPEVPVSEVAAMDTTELTAHVRGLIAAEQDRVAGEATGESATS; encoded by the coding sequence ATGCGGCAAATCGGCTCGGTTCTGTTCTGGACTTTTGTCGTCATTACCTCAATCCTGTTGTTCCCGTTCGCGCTGATCATCTGGCTGGTTACCGCGCCGTTCGGGCCCCGCAAGGTCGCGCTGCACCGCTTCACGTGCTTCTGGGCGTCGCTCTACACCTGGTTCAACCCGTGGTGGCACGTCCACATCACCGGTCGGGAGCACATCGACTCGCACCGCACCTACGTGTTCGTCGCCAATCACCTGTCGTTGCTGGACATCCTGGTCTTGTTCCGACTCTTCCGGGACTTCAAGTGGGTCTCCAAAGTCGAGATCTTCAAGGTTCCGGTCATCGGCTGGAACATGCGTTTCAACGGCTACATCCCGCTCAAGCGTGGTGACCGCGACAGTGTGATCGAGATGATGGCGGCCTGCACGAAGACGCTGGCGCAGGGCTCCTCAATCATGATGTTCCCAGAGGGCACCCGGTCCAAGACGTCGGTGATGCGCGACTTCAAGCCTGGTGCGTTCGAGCTTGCGCGCGAGGCCGGAGTCGCCGTCATCCCGATCGTCATACGCGGGAGTTCCGATGCGCTCCCCAAGAGCGGGTTCGTGCTGCAGGGCAAGCACCAAATCAACGTCACCGTGCTGCCAGAGGTACCTGTGTCCGAGGTTGCGGCCATGGACACCACCGAACTCACCGCCCATGTGCGCGGGTTGATTGCCGCCGAGCAGGATCGCGTCGCAGGCGAGGCAACTGGCGAGTCCGCCACCAGCTGA
- a CDS encoding DsrE/DsrF/DrsH-like family protein produces MTIIPDFGDDDTDRKMVFVCSKGNLDMAYPGLVLANAALGEGIEVHIFFTFWGFDMITKSRMNDLKFSPVGNTAMHLPVGDTRIPQALAPLPGMQAMATKMMKQQIADLGVPEVPEFLDQIVGAGGHLWACRMSADMNKLDEDDLREDVEGIINATDFIEMSDGAQMMFI; encoded by the coding sequence ATGACAATCATCCCCGACTTCGGAGATGACGACACCGACCGCAAGATGGTGTTCGTCTGCTCAAAGGGCAATCTGGATATGGCCTACCCCGGCCTGGTCCTGGCCAATGCGGCACTCGGCGAAGGAATCGAGGTGCACATCTTCTTCACGTTCTGGGGATTCGACATGATCACCAAGTCCCGCATGAACGATCTGAAGTTCTCACCGGTCGGCAACACCGCCATGCACCTGCCGGTTGGTGACACCCGCATCCCGCAGGCGCTCGCACCGCTACCTGGAATGCAGGCGATGGCGACCAAGATGATGAAGCAACAGATCGCTGATCTCGGCGTGCCAGAGGTACCCGAATTCCTCGATCAGATCGTCGGCGCCGGTGGCCACCTGTGGGCCTGCCGCATGTCTGCCGACATGAACAAATTGGATGAGGACGACCTACGTGAAGATGTCGAGGGCATCATCAACGCGACCGACTTCATCGAGATGAGTGACGGCGCTCAGATGATGTTCATCTAG
- a CDS encoding NAD(P)/FAD-dependent oxidoreductase, with translation MKRLLVLGAGTAGTMAVNKLRPKLPEDEWNITVVEQHDTHYYQPGYLFIPFGTYTPDEVVKPTKKFIPKGVDLVSGVIDKVVPAENKVLLEDGTELAYDYLVIATGTSPRPDETPGMAEGEWHKSVFDFYTYEGTTALAEKLKTWEGGKLVVQICEMPIKCPVAPLEFTFLANAFFEDKGIRDKVEITYVTPLEGAFTKPVSSKALGDMLESRGIKLEPDFMIESVDGAGKKIVSYDEREIPFDLLVTIPVNMGADYVERSGLGDDLNFVPVDQYTLLSKEHDNIFAVGDASDIPASKAGSVAHFAMDLFPLNFMEHIQGLPMTHPFDGHANCFIESGHGKGLLIDFNYTTEPLTGKYPLPGVGPFSLLKETEMNHWGKMMFRWMYWNLLLPGKELPLPALMSMAGKETVDA, from the coding sequence ATGAAGAGGTTGCTCGTTCTGGGAGCAGGTACGGCTGGCACGATGGCTGTCAACAAACTGCGCCCCAAGCTGCCGGAAGACGAGTGGAACATCACCGTCGTCGAGCAGCACGACACGCACTACTACCAACCGGGTTACCTGTTCATCCCGTTTGGCACCTACACCCCCGACGAGGTCGTGAAGCCGACCAAGAAGTTCATTCCCAAGGGCGTGGACTTGGTCTCCGGCGTGATCGACAAGGTGGTTCCCGCTGAGAACAAGGTGCTGCTAGAGGACGGCACCGAGCTCGCGTACGACTACTTGGTCATCGCAACCGGTACCAGCCCCCGCCCAGACGAGACGCCAGGTATGGCAGAGGGCGAGTGGCACAAGAGCGTCTTCGACTTCTACACCTACGAGGGCACAACGGCGCTGGCCGAGAAGCTCAAGACCTGGGAGGGCGGCAAGCTCGTCGTCCAGATCTGCGAGATGCCGATCAAGTGCCCGGTCGCACCGTTGGAGTTCACCTTCCTGGCCAATGCGTTCTTCGAGGACAAAGGCATCCGCGACAAGGTGGAGATCACCTACGTGACACCGCTGGAAGGCGCGTTCACCAAGCCCGTCTCTTCCAAGGCACTCGGCGACATGTTGGAAAGCCGCGGAATCAAGCTGGAGCCTGACTTCATGATCGAGTCGGTTGATGGTGCGGGTAAGAAGATCGTCAGCTACGACGAGCGCGAGATCCCCTTCGACCTACTGGTGACCATCCCGGTCAACATGGGAGCGGACTACGTCGAGCGCTCCGGTCTTGGCGACGATCTGAACTTCGTCCCAGTCGATCAGTACACCCTGCTTTCAAAGGAGCACGACAACATCTTCGCGGTCGGGGACGCGTCTGACATCCCCGCGTCGAAGGCCGGTTCCGTGGCCCACTTTGCGATGGACTTGTTCCCGCTGAACTTCATGGAACACATCCAAGGCCTGCCGATGACGCACCCGTTCGATGGTCACGCCAACTGCTTCATCGAGTCCGGACATGGCAAGGGGCTGCTCATCGACTTCAACTACACGACCGAGCCGCTGACCGGAAAGTACCCGCTGCCAGGCGTCGGACCGTTCTCGCTGCTAAAGGAGACCGAGATGAACCACTGGGGCAAGATGATGTTCCGCTGGATGTACTGGAACCTGCTGCTACCAGGCAAGGAACTGCCGCTCCCGGCCCTCATGTCGATGGCTGGCAAAGAAACGGTGGATGCGTGA
- a CDS encoding DUF1641 domain-containing protein, translating into MMTATDTSTDVNARLDHLSTQVDLIAEELRLQRESREKWSDLVETLQPVTSGAMDMATAEFQELSEDVSIDDATEFLKTLARSLPQLNALMAQLDSLSQLAELLSTLSGPAMSKATDFLEVADEKGYFAFARQGGAIADRVVTEFDEDDVKALGDNVVTILNAVKELTQPEIMAMLQRTAVTIQEGEDTHSEPPSMFSLIKSMREPQTRRGLGRVLNMLNTVGEEHLPARVEVTTTPASPTNPAQPK; encoded by the coding sequence GTGATGACTGCCACCGATACCTCCACCGACGTCAACGCGCGGCTCGACCATCTGAGCACGCAAGTCGACCTGATTGCCGAGGAACTACGCCTCCAACGTGAGTCCCGAGAGAAGTGGTCGGACTTGGTCGAGACGCTGCAACCCGTCACCAGCGGGGCCATGGACATGGCGACGGCGGAGTTTCAGGAACTCTCCGAAGACGTGTCCATCGATGACGCCACGGAGTTCCTCAAGACGCTGGCTCGGAGTCTGCCGCAGTTGAACGCATTGATGGCTCAGCTCGACAGCCTCAGCCAGCTCGCCGAGTTGCTGAGCACCCTCAGTGGACCGGCGATGTCCAAGGCAACCGACTTCCTTGAGGTGGCGGACGAGAAGGGTTACTTTGCGTTCGCGCGCCAAGGCGGCGCGATCGCCGACCGAGTCGTCACCGAGTTCGACGAGGACGACGTCAAGGCCCTTGGCGACAACGTCGTCACGATCCTCAACGCGGTGAAGGAACTCACTCAGCCGGAGATCATGGCGATGCTGCAGCGCACCGCAGTGACGATTCAGGAGGGTGAAGACACCCACTCCGAACCGCCGTCGATGTTCTCGCTGATCAAGTCCATGCGCGAGCCGCAAACCCGCCGTGGCCTGGGACGAGTTCTCAACATGCTCAACACCGTCGGTGAAGAACACCTGCCGGCTCGAGTCGAAGTCACGACGACCCCCGCATCACCAACCAATCCAGCTCAGCCGAAGTAA
- a CDS encoding TusE/DsrC/DsvC family sulfur relay protein, which yields MPTATIAGQDVQINDEGFLTEYDEWNEAIGTELAKNIGIEMTDDHWALIKFLREDFKEKNETATTRRVDKVGGFPTKQQFQLFPKKPGRKMSYVAGLPKPHGCV from the coding sequence ATGCCTACAGCAACCATCGCCGGACAGGACGTCCAGATCAACGACGAGGGCTTCCTGACTGAGTACGACGAGTGGAACGAAGCGATTGGAACTGAGCTCGCCAAGAACATCGGCATCGAGATGACCGACGATCACTGGGCGCTCATCAAGTTCCTGCGTGAGGACTTCAAAGAGAAGAACGAAACCGCAACCACGCGGCGCGTGGACAAGGTGGGTGGCTTCCCCACCAAGCAGCAATTCCAGCTGTTCCCCAAGAAGCCAGGCCGCAAGATGTCCTACGTCGCCGGTCTACCCAAGCCACACGGCTGCGTCTAA